A stretch of Arachis hypogaea cultivar Tifrunner chromosome 15, arahy.Tifrunner.gnm2.J5K5, whole genome shotgun sequence DNA encodes these proteins:
- the LOC112750582 gene encoding uncharacterized protein, producing MVLPGLNGDRGTVPAPESMATSPKRSNRLHNFNLPHLKWGSQKYLRCTNSAGSSRSSSGDRRSSVSMSDESPPRRKRETEQEGNHSVAKIPRSRINGKGRSGADGVKDGIEAMRQKLMFDLKTEADKMKDAILRNKEDDKMNVGEDENERESPPLLAREGARTWNLRTRRAEWKIPFSDGRLGGGSEKALKIDENSSPARTDGGTVKLLKLRSNSDKSAPRPKFSLQLSRKEVEEDFIKMVGHRPPRRPNKRPRSIRKQLDGLVPGSWLTEVTADLYKVAEDAGNGKARQSGKGKGKGKGKDKMLVSSDSDEES from the exons ATGGTGCTGCCGGGTTTGAACGGAGATAGAGGGACAGTTCCAGCGCCGGAGTCCATGGCGACCAGTCCCAAGCGATCAAACCGCCTTCATAATTTCAACCTTCCACACTTGAAGTGGGGAAGCCAGAAGTACCTGAGGTGCACAAACTCCGCCGGCTCTAGCCGCTCCAGCAGCGGAGATCGCCGATCTTCAGTTTCAATGTCCGATGAGTCACCGCCGAGGCGGAAGAGGGAAACGGAACAGGAGGGAAACCACTCGGTGGCAAAGATACCGAGGTCGCGAATCAATGGCAAGGGCCGCAGCGGTGCCGATGGCGTGAAGGACGGAATTGAGGCGATGAGGCAAAAACTGATGTTTGATCTGAAAACCGAGGCTGACAAGATGAAAGACGCCATTTTGAGGAACAAAGAGGACGACAAGATGAATGTGGGGGAGGATGAAAACGAGCGGGAATCGCCGCCTCTGTTAGCGAGGGAGGGCGCGAGGACGTGGAATCTGAGGACAAGGCGAGCGGAGTGGAAGATTCCATTCTCCGACGGCAGACTTGGCGGCGGCAGCGAGAAAGCGTTGAAGATTGATGAGAATTCCTCTCCTGCAAGAACTGACGGCGGCACCGTTAAGTTGCTGAAGCTTCGAAGCAATTCCGATAAGAGCGCGCCGAGGCCGAAATTCTCCCTTCAATTGTCAAGGAAGGAGGTTGAAGAAGATTTCATAAAGATGGTGGGCCACCGGCCGCCGCGCAGGCCCAACAAAAGGCCCAGAAGTATCCGGAAGCAATTGGAT GGTCTTGTTCCTGGTTCGTGGTTAACAGAGGTTACAGCAGATTTGTACAAGGTTGCTGAAGACGCAGGGAATGGAAAGGCGCGACAATCTGGGAAggggaagggaaagggaaagggaaaggacAAGATGCTTGTTTCTTCTGACTCTGATGAAGAATCTTGA